A single window of Pseudomonadota bacterium DNA harbors:
- a CDS encoding peptidoglycan DD-metalloendopeptidase family protein, producing MANSGRIRRWITGLYRPAGLIGLFALVSVGCSTALNWPDSPGRPPAHQGPRPEYHTVQSGETLYAIAWYYQLDARDLAAWNSLHNPDLIYIGQRLRLSRPSASSTTRPSSPKAKASSKSASGSTSVAASSPVWRWPAQGQVVERFSQGRGNKGIDIAGKGGSAVSAAADGRVVYSGSGLIGYGQLIIVKHNNHFLSAYAYNRKLYVEEGDKVVAGQLIAEMGLGNNQQPILHFEIRVDGAPVDPLRYLPAR from the coding sequence AACTCGGGCCGCATCAGGCGTTGGATCACCGGCCTCTATCGTCCCGCCGGACTGATCGGTCTGTTCGCGCTGGTTTCGGTGGGATGCAGTACGGCATTGAATTGGCCCGATTCGCCCGGTCGCCCGCCGGCCCATCAAGGCCCGAGACCTGAATACCACACTGTCCAGAGCGGTGAGACGCTCTACGCCATCGCTTGGTACTATCAGTTGGACGCGCGCGATCTCGCGGCATGGAATTCATTGCACAATCCAGATCTGATTTATATCGGGCAACGTTTGCGCTTGTCGCGCCCTTCCGCTTCTTCCACCACCCGTCCCAGTTCGCCGAAAGCCAAGGCATCGTCGAAATCCGCTTCGGGAAGCACGTCCGTTGCGGCATCTTCGCCGGTGTGGCGTTGGCCGGCTCAGGGGCAGGTCGTTGAACGATTCAGTCAGGGGCGGGGCAACAAGGGCATTGATATCGCTGGTAAGGGCGGCAGTGCGGTGAGCGCGGCGGCCGACGGGCGTGTCGTCTACAGCGGTAGTGGACTAATCGGTTACGGTCAGCTTATTATCGTGAAACATAACAATCATTTTTTAAGTGCGTATGCATACAACCGCAAGTTGTATGTGGAGGAAGGAGACAAAGTGGTCGCTGGGCAGTTGATTGCCGAAATGGGGCTCGGCAACAATCAACAACCCATATTGCATTTCGAAATACGCGTGGATGGAGCCCCCGTTGATCCGCTGCGTTATCTACCGGCTCGTTAA